The Paraburkholderia dioscoreae DNA window TGCTCGGCGCTTACGCATCGGCGGCAACGGCGTTGATCGGCGTGGTCGGACTGCTGCGAATCCCGAGCGACAAGCAGCGCCATAAAGCCGCCGTGGTCGGCATGTATGTTGCGCCGGAAGCCGCGGGCTGCGGCGTCGGGCGCGCATTGCTCAATGAACTGCTGGCGCGGGCGTCGCATATAAACGGTCTGCGGCAAATCCAGTTGCTGGTCGGCAGCCGCAACGAAGCTGCCCGAAAACTTTATGAATCGCTCGGTTTTCGCAAATATGGCTGTGAAGTTGGCGCGCTGAATGTCGACGGCGTGTTTCACGACGCCGATCTGATGGCGCTGTTTATCCAATAGATACAGACACCGATAGCGAAGGCGGCGAACCTCGCCGCCGTTCAGCGGCTCGTCCGGCTCGGCGTCGAAGTCGAGCATACCGGTTCGGCCACTCAATAGAAGTTACGCAGGAAGTTACAAATCCGGCCTTGTTTGTAACCGGGGCCGCACCAACCTGTTACATCTCCGCTTTGTCCCCAAAGTACGGTCAAGCAACGGTACTTATTACATATATTGACCCCTCTTTCTATTTCCCTTCCAGCCAAAGCTGGAATTACCTCGTCGTGACCGGCTCCTATTATTTGTTCAGATGAATAAGTGAAAAGCCTGTATTGCAAGGGTTTTCATGGATCTGACAACAGTTCGGGCGGGCGGAAAATCCGCTATGCATCATGTATTACAGCACCATGAAAGAGTTACCGAAAATTGATGTATCTTTTTGAGACATTTTTTTGAGAAAGGATTGATTTCTTGTTTTACCCTTCATACAATTCGTCCCAAGCTGTTACGAAATGTAACGCGATGTATCAAAAGGTCGCCATCTGTATCTGGTGGTGACAGTAGCCGGAGGACATCATTTCCGGCGAGGCACAAAAGACATAACGGCAAAAAATGCCGACATCGTAATTCGGGGCTTCGGAAACACAAAAATGGACCGTAGCAGCGAGACGCTGGATTCAATCCGCGAGATCAACTT harbors:
- a CDS encoding GNAT family N-acetyltransferase, giving the protein MYNNAVLIRQLGPDDRDDYFQLRLRGLRAHPDSFGQSYEEALAKGASQHDAMLEGSRAAEGDFLLGAYASAATALIGVVGLLRIPSDKQRHKAAVVGMYVAPEAAGCGVGRALLNELLARASHINGLRQIQLLVGSRNEAARKLYESLGFRKYGCEVGALNVDGVFHDADLMALFIQ